From Strix uralensis isolate ZFMK-TIS-50842 chromosome 1, bStrUra1, whole genome shotgun sequence, a single genomic window includes:
- the ZNF706 gene encoding zinc finger protein 706: protein MARGQQKIQSQQKNAKKQAEQKKKQGHDQKAAAKAALIYTCTVCRTQMPDPKTFKQHFESKHPKTPLPPELADVQA, encoded by the exons ATGGCTCGTGGACAGCAGAAGATTCAGTCGCAGCAGAAAAATGCCAAAAAGCAAGCtgagcaaaaaaagaaacaaggacaTGATCAGAaggctgcagccaaggctgccttgATATATACCTGCACTGTTTGTAGG ACACAAATGCCGGATCCCAAGACCTTCAAACAGCACTTTGAAAGCAAGCATCCTAAGACTCCACTTCCTCCAGAATTGGCTGATGTTCAGGCGTAA